Proteins co-encoded in one Pseudomonas beijingensis genomic window:
- a CDS encoding copper resistance protein B — MTRIVKYPLAILAFGSSLSAWAASNDMPGMDHSQMPGMDHSQMQGMDSMQGMEPMQTAPATSRTPIPALTAADRAAVYEDHGGHAVHDSAIHSFFLIDQLEWQDADDGSALSWDASGWIGGDIDRLWLRSEGERLNGKTEEAELQALWGHAVSPWWDVVVGVRQDFKPGDPQTWAAFGVQGMALYNLEAEATAFIGEGGQSAARLEGDYDILLTNRLILQPTAEANFYGKNDPARGVGSGLSDTELGVRLRYEIRREFAPYIGVTWNRVYGNTADYAREEDEDRSEARLVLGVRMWF; from the coding sequence ATGACCCGTATCGTGAAATACCCCTTGGCCATTCTTGCCTTTGGCAGCAGCCTCTCGGCCTGGGCCGCGAGCAATGACATGCCCGGCATGGATCACAGCCAGATGCCGGGAATGGACCACAGCCAGATGCAAGGCATGGACTCGATGCAAGGCATGGAGCCCATGCAGACGGCCCCTGCCACCAGCCGCACGCCAATCCCGGCACTGACCGCCGCCGACCGCGCCGCCGTCTACGAGGATCATGGCGGACACGCGGTGCATGACAGTGCCATCCACTCGTTTTTCCTCATCGACCAGTTGGAATGGCAAGACGCCGATGATGGCAGCGCCCTGAGCTGGGATGCCTCCGGCTGGATCGGTGGCGATATCGACCGGTTGTGGCTGCGCTCCGAAGGTGAACGCCTCAACGGCAAGACCGAAGAAGCCGAATTGCAGGCCCTGTGGGGCCACGCCGTCAGCCCCTGGTGGGATGTGGTGGTCGGCGTGCGCCAGGACTTCAAGCCAGGCGATCCGCAAACCTGGGCCGCCTTCGGCGTACAAGGCATGGCGCTGTACAACCTCGAAGCCGAGGCCACCGCGTTCATCGGCGAGGGTGGCCAGAGCGCGGCGCGCCTGGAGGGCGACTACGACATCTTGCTGACCAACCGCCTGATCCTGCAGCCCACCGCCGAAGCCAACTTCTATGGCAAGAACGATCCCGCCCGTGGCGTCGGCTCGGGGTTGTCGGACACCGAGCTCGGCGTGCGGCTGCGCTATGAAATACGCCGCGAATTCGCACCCTACATTGGCGTCACCTGGAATCGGGTCTACGGCAACACCGCCGACTACGCCCGGGAAGAAGACGAAGACCGCAGCGAAGCGCGCCTGGTGCTGGGCGTACGCATGTGGTTCTGA
- the nadA gene encoding quinolinate synthase NadA, whose protein sequence is MTQISERLLVQAHLDAKQPKPLTAEQEAWYRAAIAAELKAQDAVLVAHFYCDPIIQALAEETGGCVSDSLEMARFGNAHPAKTVVVAGVKFMGETAKILNPEKRVLMPTLEATCSLDLGCPVDEFSAFCDQHPERTVVVYANTSAAVKARADWVVTSSCALEIVESLMDNGETIIWGPDKHLGTYIQRKTGADMLLWDGACIVHEEFKSKQLEDMKALYPDAAILVHPESPTSVIELADAVGSTSQLIAAAQSLPNKTLIVATDRGIFYKMQQLCPDKVFIEAPTAGNGAACRSCAHCPWMAMNTLERTLKSLQEGANEIFVDPALIPQAIRPLKRMLDFTQAARMKLAGNA, encoded by the coding sequence ATGACGCAAATTTCAGAACGCCTTCTGGTCCAAGCCCACCTCGACGCCAAGCAGCCCAAGCCGCTGACCGCCGAGCAAGAGGCCTGGTACCGCGCCGCCATCGCCGCCGAGCTCAAGGCTCAGGACGCGGTGCTGGTCGCGCACTTCTACTGCGACCCGATCATCCAGGCCCTGGCCGAAGAAACCGGTGGTTGCGTGTCCGACTCCCTGGAAATGGCCCGCTTCGGCAATGCCCACCCAGCCAAGACCGTGGTGGTGGCTGGGGTCAAGTTCATGGGCGAGACCGCCAAGATCCTCAACCCCGAAAAACGAGTGTTGATGCCCACCCTGGAAGCCACCTGCTCCCTGGACCTGGGCTGCCCGGTGGACGAGTTCTCGGCATTCTGCGACCAGCATCCGGAGCGCACCGTGGTGGTCTATGCCAACACCTCGGCCGCGGTCAAGGCCCGGGCTGACTGGGTGGTGACGTCCAGTTGCGCGCTGGAAATCGTCGAGAGCCTGATGGACAACGGCGAGACGATCATCTGGGGGCCGGACAAGCACCTGGGCACGTACATCCAGCGCAAGACCGGCGCTGACATGCTGCTCTGGGACGGAGCCTGCATCGTCCACGAAGAGTTCAAGTCCAAGCAGTTGGAAGACATGAAGGCGCTGTACCCGGACGCCGCGATCCTGGTGCACCCGGAGTCGCCGACGTCGGTGATTGAACTGGCCGACGCGGTGGGCTCCACCAGCCAGTTGATCGCCGCGGCCCAGAGCCTGCCGAACAAGACGCTGATCGTCGCCACCGACCGGGGCATTTTCTACAAGATGCAGCAGCTGTGCCCGGACAAGGTCTTCATCGAAGCCCCTACCGCCGGTAACGGCGCGGCGTGCCGCAGTTGCGCGCACTGCCCATGGATGGCCATGAACACCTTGGAGCGCACGCTCAAGAGCTTGCAGGAAGGCGCCAACGAGATCTTCGTCGACCCGGCGCTGATCCCCCAGGCGATTCGCCCGCTCAAGCGCATGTTGGACTTCACCCAGGCGGCGCGGATGAAATTGGCGGGGAATGCCTGA
- a CDS encoding cold-shock protein: MSQRQSGTVKWFNDEKGFGFITPESGPDLFVHFRAIQGNGFKSLKEGQKVTFVAVQGQKGMQADEVQAEA, from the coding sequence ATGTCTCAACGTCAGAGCGGTACCGTCAAGTGGTTCAACGACGAAAAGGGTTTTGGTTTTATCACGCCTGAAAGCGGTCCGGACCTGTTCGTGCATTTCCGCGCCATCCAGGGCAACGGCTTCAAGAGCCTGAAAGAAGGCCAGAAAGTCACTTTCGTTGCTGTGCAAGGCCAGAAAGGCATGCAGGCTGACGAGGTTCAAGCCGAAGCCTAA
- the copC gene encoding copper homeostasis periplasmic binding protein CopC, whose translation MSFIKTAVALSAGLLLSGLAQAHPKLLTSTPADGTEGAAPAKIELHFSENLMTQFSGAKLMMTAMPGMAAHSPMPMPAKVSGSDDPKTMLITPNAPLTAGTYQVQWRAVSSDTHPITGNVTFKVK comes from the coding sequence ATGTCATTCATCAAAACCGCCGTCGCCTTGTCCGCCGGCCTGTTGCTCAGTGGCCTGGCCCAGGCCCATCCGAAACTGCTGACCTCCACCCCCGCCGATGGCACCGAAGGGGCGGCGCCGGCCAAGATCGAGCTGCATTTTTCCGAAAACCTGATGACCCAGTTTTCCGGCGCCAAGCTGATGATGACCGCGATGCCGGGCATGGCGGCGCATTCGCCAATGCCCATGCCAGCCAAGGTGTCCGGCAGCGACGATCCGAAAACCATGCTCATCACGCCGAATGCACCGCTTACCGCCGGCACTTACCAGGTCCAATGGCGCGCAGTGTCGTCCGACACTCACCCGATCACCGGCAACGTCACGTTCAAGGTGAAGTGA
- a CDS encoding copper resistance system multicopper oxidase produces the protein MQTKTSRRTFVKGLTAGGILGGLGLWRAPVWAVTGPGQPNVLSGTEFDLFIGESPVNFTGSPRTAQTINGGIPGPLLRWREGDTVTLRVRNRLQDSTSIHWHGILLPANMDGVPGLSFKGIEPGGLYVYQFKVRQNGTYWYHSHSGFQEQSGVYGPLVIDAKEPEPFQYERDYVVMLTDWTDEDPGAVLRKLKKQSDYYNDNKRTVGDFIDDVGKNGWASTVADRKMWAEMKMNPTDLADVSGATYTYLMNGQAPDMNWTGLFKPGERLRLRFINGSSMSYFDVRIPGLKMTVVASDGQYVKPVSVDELRIAVAETYDVIVEPTQEAYTLFAQSMDRTGYARGTLATRAGLSAPVPPLDPRPLVTMDDMGMGGMDHGSMQGMTGMDDSSMQGMNHSQMQGMGHMAGMDHGAMQGMDSMLTHPDTEKDNPLVDMQAMSVKPKLDDPGIGLRNNGRKVLTYSDLRSTFPDPDGREPGRTIELHLTGHMEKFVWSFNGVKFSDAAPLLLKYGERLRIVLINDTMMTHPIHLHGMWSDLEDENGQFMVRKHTIDVPPGAKRSYRVTADALGRWAYHCHLLYHMEMGMFREVRVQE, from the coding sequence ATGCAAACAAAAACTTCCCGGCGAACCTTCGTAAAGGGCCTGACTGCCGGCGGCATCCTCGGTGGCCTGGGCTTGTGGCGCGCGCCCGTCTGGGCTGTCACCGGCCCGGGCCAGCCCAACGTACTGAGCGGCACCGAGTTTGACCTGTTCATCGGCGAAAGCCCGGTCAATTTCACCGGCAGCCCCCGCACCGCCCAGACCATCAACGGCGGTATCCCCGGCCCGTTGCTGCGCTGGCGTGAAGGCGACACCGTGACCCTGCGGGTGCGCAATCGCTTGCAGGACAGCACCTCCATCCACTGGCACGGCATCCTGCTGCCGGCCAACATGGACGGCGTTCCAGGGCTGAGCTTCAAGGGCATCGAGCCCGGCGGCCTGTACGTGTATCAGTTCAAGGTCCGGCAAAACGGCACCTACTGGTACCACAGCCATTCCGGTTTCCAGGAACAATCCGGGGTCTACGGCCCGCTGGTGATTGACGCCAAGGAACCCGAGCCCTTCCAGTACGAACGGGACTACGTGGTGATGCTCACCGACTGGACAGATGAAGATCCCGGCGCCGTCCTGCGCAAGCTCAAGAAACAGTCGGACTACTACAACGACAACAAACGCACCGTCGGCGACTTCATCGACGACGTGGGCAAGAACGGCTGGGCCAGCACCGTGGCCGATCGCAAGATGTGGGCCGAGATGAAGATGAACCCCACCGACCTGGCCGACGTCAGTGGTGCCACCTACACCTACCTCATGAACGGCCAGGCGCCGGACATGAACTGGACGGGCCTGTTCAAGCCTGGCGAACGCCTTCGTCTGCGCTTTATCAATGGCTCGTCCATGAGCTATTTCGACGTGCGCATTCCCGGCTTGAAGATGACGGTGGTGGCGTCCGACGGCCAATACGTCAAGCCAGTGAGCGTCGATGAGCTGCGGATCGCCGTGGCCGAAACCTATGACGTCATCGTCGAACCGACCCAAGAGGCCTACACCCTGTTCGCCCAGTCCATGGACCGCACCGGGTACGCCCGCGGCACTCTCGCGACCAGGGCCGGGTTGTCGGCACCGGTACCGCCCCTGGACCCACGGCCCTTGGTGACCATGGACGACATGGGCATGGGTGGCATGGACCACGGTTCGATGCAGGGCATGACGGGAATGGACGACAGCTCGATGCAAGGCATGAATCACAGCCAGATGCAGGGCATGGGCCACATGGCCGGGATGGATCACGGGGCCATGCAGGGCATGGACAGCATGCTCACGCACCCCGACACCGAGAAAGACAACCCCCTGGTGGACATGCAGGCCATGAGCGTCAAGCCCAAGCTCGACGACCCCGGCATTGGCCTGCGCAACAACGGTCGCAAGGTCCTGACCTATTCGGACCTGCGCAGCACCTTCCCCGATCCGGACGGCCGCGAGCCCGGTCGCACGATCGAACTGCACCTGACCGGGCACATGGAGAAATTCGTCTGGTCGTTCAACGGCGTGAAATTTTCCGACGCCGCACCGCTGCTGCTCAAGTACGGCGAGCGACTGCGCATCGTGCTGATCAACGACACCATGATGACCCACCCCATCCACCTGCACGGCATGTGGAGCGACCTGGAGGATGAGAACGGCCAGTTCATGGTGCGCAAGCACACGATCGATGTGCCACCGGGCGCCAAGCGCAGCTACCGAGTCACCGCCGATGCCCTCGGGCGCTGGGCGTATCACTGCCATCTGCTGTATCACATGGAGATGGGCATGTTCCGTGAAGTTCGGGTGCAGGAATGA
- a CDS encoding RDD family protein, with translation MPKHLLTPQGDFPPAGLGRRLAAMFYDFLLCTALLIVTSGAYKMIQMAIIGEEKMRALTEAGALDGDPLLSTVLLFVLFGFFAKFWTHNGQTLGMQVWCIRVQNADGTAISLWQALLRFVVSIASLLLVGLGFIWALFDKRQRSWHDIYSDTQLVRIPKKTK, from the coding sequence ATGCCGAAACACCTGCTCACTCCCCAAGGCGACTTTCCTCCCGCCGGCCTGGGCCGTCGCCTGGCAGCGATGTTTTATGACTTCTTGCTGTGCACGGCGCTGCTGATTGTCACCAGCGGAGCCTACAAGATGATCCAGATGGCGATCATCGGCGAAGAAAAAATGCGCGCCCTGACCGAAGCCGGTGCGCTGGACGGCGATCCGCTGCTGTCCACCGTGCTGCTGTTCGTACTGTTCGGCTTCTTCGCCAAGTTCTGGACCCACAACGGCCAGACCCTGGGCATGCAGGTGTGGTGCATCCGCGTACAGAACGCCGATGGCACGGCCATCAGCCTGTGGCAGGCGCTGTTGCGGTTCGTGGTGTCGATTGCGTCACTGCTGCTGGTGGGGCTGGGCTTCATCTGGGCGCTGTTCGACAAGCGCCAGCGCAGCTGGCATGACATCTACTCGGATACGCAGTTGGTGCGGATTCCCAAGAAGACCAAGTGA